The following nucleotide sequence is from Acidobacteriota bacterium.
GGACAAAGTGCTCTATAACCTCATCTTTTTTGTTTTTCTTTTGCTCGGAGGGTCGCTTTATTTTGGAGAATTGACCATTCACAATGAGCAAAAAGCCATGATTGACCTCGGCTTGAGCGTAATGCTGCTGTTTGGGTTTATGATCGCAGTTTTTATCGGTACGGGGCTGGTCTATAAAGAAATTGACAAACGCACCATCTATACAATTTTATCTAAACCTATCCACCGGTATGAATTTATCATCGGTAAATTTCTTGGGTTATCAATTACACTGCTGGTCAATTGCACCATCATGCTCTTTGGCATTATCCTATCTTTGATTTATATCAATCATGGATTTTCGTCAGGTTTAGTATCGATTTTTCCAGCAGCGTTTATGATTTACCTGGAATTACTGCTTTTGACTGCCTTTGCGTTGCTTTTTTCCTCATTTTCAACCCCAGCCTTTTCAGTCTTCTTCAGTGTGTTGGTCTATATCATTGGCAACTTCTCGCCCGATCTTCGGGCATTTGCCAATATCTTGGATGTCAACAGGTTTCCACAATTAAAAATTGCACAAACAATCCTGCATTTTCTGTATTACGTGGTCCCAAATCTCACAAATTTTAATTTCATTGCCCGCACTGCCCATGGTGAAGCAATTCAAAGTGGGTTGATCGGCTATGGAATACTGTATTTTTTTATTTATGCGGGAATTTTGCTCAGTCTGACCATTCTGATTTTTGAACGGCGGAATTTTAAGTAAGAGGACACTGGTATGCCACGACAACAACGGGTTACGCTGGTTTGCCTGCTCATTTTCTTTGGGTGCGCCGCCAGTTTGTACCCGGTCCAGAAATCCTTTGATACAACCCGGGGCGAAGAGCTTCCAGAAGAAATTCTCTACATGTCCTCTGGTGAAACGATCAAGCGACTCAGTATGGGCTTTGACTCGCTGGTATCAGATATTTATTGGATCCGAACCGTCCAATACTTCGGGCGAAAGTTTACCGGCACCGCCAATGGTTCAGGAAATCAACAAGCGGACAAACTCAACAAAGATTACATGCCCTTGTTGGCCCCGCTCCTCGATATTGTGGTCACTCTCGATCCAAAGCAAATGTCAGCTTTCAGCTATGGCTCCAACTTTTTGAGCGAAGTTGATGCTGAGGCATCCATCGCCCTCTTAAAACGCGGGATTGCCGAACTCAAAAGGACCTCACTTGAGAACATCCGATTCAGGTTTCAAATCACACAGATGTATCAACAAACAGCTTATACCTACTGGCGAATGGGGAAGTATCAAGAGGCTGCCGACACCTATCGGGAAGCAAGCCAGTATTCAACCAATCCTCCAGTTATGCGGGCCATGGAAGGAGCAATGCGGGCGCAAAGCAATGATCGAAGTACAGCCTATACAATGTTTGAACAGATGAAACAACAGGCAATCGAAAATAACGAAGCCTTGATTGCAGATACTGCCGATTGGCGCATTCGACACTTACTGAGTCTTGATCAACGTGATTTTCTGAACCGAATGCTGACTATGTACAAACAACGAACTGGAACTTGTGCGACGTCCTGGAGCCAAATGATTCCACTCATCCAGCAACATCTTCGTGAAGCAAAAGACAGTCGAACCCCTTCAAGAACATTGGAATTCTCCCTGAATCAAAAAGGGGACATCCTGGATACTGGAACCAATCCCAAG
It contains:
- a CDS encoding ABC transporter permease subunit, coding for MNQILVIAHNTFRESVRDKVLYNLIFFVFLLLGGSLYFGELTIHNEQKAMIDLGLSVMLLFGFMIAVFIGTGLVYKEIDKRTIYTILSKPIHRYEFIIGKFLGLSITLLVNCTIMLFGIILSLIYINHGFSSGLVSIFPAAFMIYLELLLLTAFALLFSSFSTPAFSVFFSVLVYIIGNFSPDLRAFANILDVNRFPQLKIAQTILHFLYYVVPNLTNFNFIARTAHGEAIQSGLIGYGILYFFIYAGILLSLTILIFERRNFK